A portion of the Parasteatoda tepidariorum isolate YZ-2023 chromosome 5, CAS_Ptep_4.0, whole genome shotgun sequence genome contains these proteins:
- the LOC107442529 gene encoding nose resistant to fluoxetine protein 6: MNFLNTCILISCMFVVTNNATISNHNFINFLEKITQRYEFYKNNSVSPHVLEEITNKKSSRSVNVSNVDYLGFVRKLWTAAEIKCFEDIKYMIQHLNSNWSIQMLDAIGKMPSGALLGNFLWMGKYQECVDVQMPRSNNDLNGGIHGTYCVAIWNITTPTTFHVPLHNIPIKTGVCLPSSCSALSVDENIQHLIDIFRRVPVLKQFESFLNLSSLKCKEEETFSNPSTSTFLIFLCLYLSLVIAGSFITIAEYGQFSVLKLSFLKFSKKNPNLNNLLGSWNSEVTNIVNESEECEYDQHLNLVDLEERRKSCFYTTKIQKFCEIMAKVLKCFCLFTNSEKVLDVKGSTKHFSCIHGIRFISMAWVVLGHTYIHNISIFGNYVDLLHGIDNLPFQVIVQGTFSVDTFFLISGFLLAYIYFEEADSKNGDISWIGIIIHRLIRITPVYAVLIAFNVTMFKYIGKGPFWEEDSDVDICRENWWWNLLYINNFLPLESMCVTWTWYLADDMQFFVVGTFLLSILWRWRRTGLLICSLLLLSSWILTWYISYYYNLVPLFWGLSQSTDFKEYKNRLYLAWDVLYSKPYCRIGPYLIGILLAYVLFKNKNAKNISGRWIGIVGWTASSLCCISVIYGVYHIQPEPYLFHFYNALSRSAFSGGVAWVIYTCLSGKAEIVNGILSFDLWVPLSRLTYCAYLFHPLIMSWYFESQKIPLYFTHTNMVMLYFAFLVVSYSAAFVISIIFEAPFINLEKYLRTRLSK, encoded by the exons atgaacttCTTAAACACGTGTATTTTAATCTCGTGTATGTTTGTCGTAACCAATAACGCTACTATATCCAACcacaatttcataaattttttggaaaaaatcacACAGAGGtatgaattttacaaaaataacagtGTGTCCCCACATGTGTTGGAggaaattactaataaaaaatccaGTCGTTCCGTGAATGTATCAAATGTTGATTATCTTGGATTTGTTAGAAAGTTGTGGACGGCTGCTGagattaaatgttttgaagatATTAAGTATATGATTCAACATTTAAACTCAAACTGGTCAATTCAaa tgTTGGATGCCATCGGTAAAATGCCAAGTGGAGCTTTATTGGGAAACTTTTTATGGATGGGGAAATATCAAGAGTGCGTGGATGTCCAGATGCCGAGGTCAAATAATGACTTGAATGGAGGTATTCATGGCACGTATTGTGTTGCAATCTGGAATATAACAACACCCACAACT TTCCATGTACCTTTACATAACATTCCAATCAAAACTGGAGTTTGTCTTCCTAGTTCTTGTAGTGCATTGAGTGTTGATGAAAATATTCAACATCTAATAGATATATTTC gcAGGGTGCCAGTTCTAAAGCAATTTGAAAGTTTCCTAAATCTGAGCTCTTTGAAATGCAAAGaagaagaaacattttcaaacccATCTACTTCAACGTTTCT caTTTTCCTATGTCTATATTTGTCACTGGTTATTGCTGGAAGTTTTATCACAATTGCAGAATATGGACAATTTTCGGTgctaaaattgtcttttttgaaattttcgaaaaagaatccgaatttaaataatcttctgGGATCTTGGAACTCTGAGGTGACAAATATTGTTAATGAAAGTGAAGAGTGTGAATATGATCAACATTTGAATTTAGTAGATCTTGAAGAAAGAAGGAAATCATGTTTTTATACAACTAAAATccaaaaat TTTGTGAAATAATGGCCAAAgtactaaaatgtttttgcttGTTTACAAACTCGGAGAAGGTATTGGATGTAAAAGGTTCGACAAAACATTTCTCCTGCATTCATGGAATACGCTTTATCAGCATGGCTTGGGTTGTACTTGGTCATACCTATATACACAACATAAGCATCTTTG ggAATTACGTTGATCTATTGCATGGAATCGATAACTTACCATTTCAAGTCATAGTTCAAGGAACATTTTCAgttgatactttttttcttattag TGGATTTTTACTTGCATACATTTACTTTGAAGAAGCAGACTCAAAAAACGGTGACATTAGTTGGATAGGGATCATTATTCATCGTTTAATAAG GATCACTCCTGTGTATGCCGTCTTAATTGCTTTTAATGTAACGATGTTTAAGTACATAGGAAAAGGACCTTTTTGGGAAGAAGATTCGGATGTTGATATTTGTAGAGAGAATTGGTGGTGGAATTTACTGTATATCAACAACTTCCTTCCTTTAGAATCAATG tgcgtCACGTGGACATGGTATCTTGCTGATGACATGCAATTTTTTGTCGTGGGTACATTCTTATTGAGCATATTATGGAG atggcGTCGTACAGGTTTGCTCATATGTTCCTTATTGTTATTAAGTAGTTGGATATTAACTTGGTACATAAGTTACTATTACAATCTTGTTCCTTTATTTTGGGGTCTGTCACAATCTACTGatttcaaagaatataaaaatag aCTTTATTTAGCGTGGGATGTTTTATACAGCAAGCCATATTGCAGAATAGGACCTTATTTGATCGGGATACTTTTGGCGTATGTACTATTCAAGAATAAGAATGCGAAGaacatttcagggagg TGGATTGGAATTGTGGGGTGGACTGCGTCTTCGCTATGCTGTATAAGTGTAATTTACGGAGTATACCACATACAGCCAGAACCATACTTGTTCCATTTCTACAATGCATTGTCCAGAAGTGCCTTCAGTGGAGGAGTAGCATGGGTCATTTATACCTGTCTGTCAGGAAAAGCGG aaatagTTAACGGGATTTTGTCATTTGATCTGTGGGTACCTTTAAGCCGTCTGACATACTGTGCATACCTTTTTCATCCCTTAATAATGAGTTGGTACTTTGAATCACAGAAGATACCACTTTATTTTACTCATACTAACAtg gtGATGTTGTACTTTGCATTCCTGGTTGTATCGTATAGTGCAGCATTTGTTATCAGTATTATATTTGAAGCACCTTTCATCaatcttgaaaaatacttaaggACAAGGTTATCAAAATGA